One candidate division WOR-3 bacterium genomic window, CGGTCGGGAAAAGGGGCCTAATTGGGCGGTCAATCAGCCGGCAGGTAAGGGTTTCTTTATCCCTTGGCTTGCCTTCGCGTTTGAAAAAACCACCTGGAATCTTACCTGCGGCATAAGCTAGTTCCCGATAGTCTACCACCAGGGGAAAGAAGTCTTGATAGCCTTCAAAGGGTTGTTTGTTGTAAACCGCGCTTGCCAGAACAACCGAATCGCCGTAACGGGCAAGCACACCGCCATCTGCCTGGCGGGCAACGCGGCCAAATTCTAATGACAGGGTCCGGCCGCAGACCTCAACTTCAACGCGATGCATTGTTTTACCTAACCTCTTAGCCCAAGGGTGGTGATGATTTTTTCATACCGCTCGGGGTAGTGCTTTGCCAGATACTGCAGGTGCCGGCGCCGGGCGTTAACCAGTTTGATCAAGCCGCGCCGTGAATGGCGGTCTTTTTTATGCACCTTCAGATGCTCGGTTAACTGATTAATCCTTTCCGTAAGAATTGCAATCTGAACCTCGGGGGAACCCGTGTCCTTTTCGTGTAACTGGAATGTGCTCACCAGTTTCATCTTTTTTTCTTTAGTTAGTGCCATATTGTTTCCTTTTTTGTCCTTTAGTATAAATTAAATTAACCAAATCCCCGCCGATGTCAACAAACAGCAGAAAGGCATTAGGCGACAAAAAGGCAGAAGGCAACAAAAGGGAAGAGGTGTCGCAACGCCCGGCCGAAAAAGGCAGAAAGCCAAAGGTCTTGCATT contains:
- the rpsO gene encoding 30S ribosomal protein S15 — encoded protein: MALTKEKKMKLVSTFQLHEKDTGSPEVQIAILTERINQLTEHLKVHKKDRHSRRGLIKLVNARRRHLQYLAKHYPERYEKIITTLGLRG